One stretch of Serinicoccus hydrothermalis DNA includes these proteins:
- the msrB gene encoding peptide-methionine (R)-S-oxide reductase MsrB — MRHHSTPATDATQPDATAYQSAKSEQEWRDQLSPAEYNVLREAGTERPFVGEYTNTTTEGVYACRACGAELFRSETKFESHCGWPSFYSPLAEDRVEYLRDDSLGASRIEVRCASCGSHLGHVFEGEGYDTPTDQRFCINSIAMTLEPKAG; from the coding sequence ATGAGGCATCACAGCACCCCCGCGACCGACGCGACCCAGCCCGACGCCACGGCATACCAGAGCGCCAAGAGCGAGCAGGAGTGGCGCGACCAGCTCTCCCCCGCGGAGTACAACGTGCTGCGCGAGGCCGGCACCGAGCGGCCTTTCGTCGGGGAGTACACCAACACCACGACCGAGGGCGTCTACGCCTGCCGCGCCTGCGGCGCGGAGCTCTTCCGCAGCGAGACGAAGTTCGAGAGCCACTGCGGCTGGCCGAGCTTCTACTCCCCGCTGGCCGAGGACCGGGTGGAGTACCTCCGCGACGACTCCCTCGGCGCGAGCCGCATCGAGGTGCGCTGCGCGTCCTGCGGCTCCCACCTCGGGCACGTCTTCGAGGGCGAGGGCTACGACACCCCCACCGACCAGCGCTTCTGCATCAACAGCATCGCGATGACGCTGGAGCCCAAGGCCGGCTGA
- a CDS encoding alpha/beta hydrolase, translating to MTSTASRAAAVGTAVAGGAALGGAVSMGTATYFAHRIITPEHEKKDDVTVVSVDADAGTVTLRADPQTTSAGRYGLWLDHGRGHARLGEVVGPARTEPEEHGRGQRRHTVVTRRLLGVDAGEMVPGPARWNKYFYCGDPGSSLGLEHEDVLVASDIGDLPAWRVPGDPAGAHGEDWAILVHGRSAQRGETLRAVPVLHRLGYTCLIPMYRNDIGAPPSSDGRYSLGLSEWRDIDAAMRYALAHGARRLVLLGWSMGGAIVLQALNRSDVAHRVQRVVLNGPVIDWGSVLAHQADLHFIPRPIEQLARSLLRSKASRHLLRVAEPVDVAATNWVDRADEVSHRIFIIHSMTDETVPYGPSQDLARRRPGLVQTFVWPQARHCQEWNTNPSLWEDLVASFVR from the coding sequence ATGACGAGCACCGCGAGCCGCGCGGCGGCGGTGGGGACGGCCGTCGCCGGGGGAGCGGCCCTGGGCGGGGCGGTGTCGATGGGCACCGCGACCTATTTCGCCCACCGCATCATCACCCCGGAGCACGAGAAGAAGGACGACGTCACCGTCGTGTCGGTGGACGCTGATGCGGGCACGGTGACCCTGCGGGCCGACCCGCAGACGACCTCGGCCGGGCGCTACGGGCTGTGGCTGGACCACGGGCGCGGGCACGCCCGGCTCGGCGAGGTGGTCGGGCCGGCCCGCACCGAGCCGGAGGAGCACGGCCGGGGGCAGCGGCGGCATACCGTCGTGACCCGCCGGCTGCTGGGGGTCGACGCCGGCGAGATGGTGCCCGGCCCCGCGCGGTGGAACAAGTACTTCTACTGCGGCGACCCCGGCAGCTCGCTCGGGCTGGAGCACGAGGACGTGCTGGTCGCCTCCGACATCGGCGACCTGCCGGCGTGGCGGGTGCCCGGTGACCCGGCGGGCGCCCACGGCGAGGACTGGGCGATCCTCGTGCACGGGCGCAGCGCCCAGCGCGGCGAGACGTTGCGTGCCGTTCCGGTCCTGCACCGGCTGGGCTACACCTGCCTGATCCCGATGTACCGCAACGACATCGGGGCACCGCCGTCGTCCGACGGCCGCTACAGCCTCGGGCTCTCGGAGTGGCGCGACATCGACGCCGCGATGCGGTATGCCCTCGCCCACGGCGCCCGCCGCCTCGTGCTCCTCGGGTGGTCGATGGGCGGCGCGATCGTGCTGCAGGCGCTCAACCGCTCGGACGTCGCGCACCGGGTGCAGCGGGTCGTGCTCAACGGCCCGGTCATCGACTGGGGCTCGGTGCTCGCGCACCAGGCGGACCTGCACTTCATCCCCCGCCCGATCGAGCAGCTCGCGCGCAGCTTGCTGCGCAGCAAGGCCTCCCGCCACCTGCTGCGCGTCGCGGAGCCTGTCGACGTGGCCGCGACCAACTGGGTGGACCGGGCCGACGAGGTCAGCCACCGGATCTTCATCATCCACTCGATGACCGACGAGACGGTCCCCTACGGGCCCTCGCAGGACCTGGCCCGGCGCCGCCCGGGGCTCGTCCAGACCTTCGTCTGGCCGCAGGCCCGGCACTGCCAGGAGTGGAACACCAACCCCTCGCTCTGGGAGGACCTCGTCGCCTCCTTCGTGCGCTGA
- a CDS encoding dihydrofolate reductase family protein — protein sequence MTALELARGPLTEGELDDWYAVPDDADPGARWVRGSFIATLDGRVTGPDGLSGGLNEGSAGDHAAFGTQRRWAQAVVVGAGTARSEGYGPLEGCLLVVVTRSGKVPESLRDHPDVLVVGGDGDEVTPARVLEAVGERGLHRVVVDGGPALFGAWVAAGAVDELCLTVRPVIAGGEGPSLLPADVRLPELLGRATHLLEWEGDLLLRLRLGA from the coding sequence ATGACCGCCCTCGAGCTCGCCCGCGGGCCGCTCACCGAGGGCGAGCTGGACGACTGGTATGCCGTGCCGGACGACGCGGATCCCGGTGCCCGCTGGGTGCGCGGCAGCTTCATCGCCACGCTGGACGGCAGGGTCACCGGACCGGACGGTCTCAGCGGCGGGCTCAACGAGGGCTCGGCGGGGGACCACGCCGCCTTCGGGACGCAGCGTCGCTGGGCGCAGGCGGTGGTGGTGGGGGCCGGCACCGCGCGCAGCGAGGGCTACGGGCCGCTCGAGGGGTGCCTGCTCGTCGTCGTCACCCGCTCGGGGAAGGTGCCGGAGTCCTTGCGCGACCACCCCGACGTCCTCGTGGTCGGCGGCGACGGCGACGAGGTGACCCCGGCGCGGGTGCTGGAGGCGGTCGGGGAGCGGGGCCTGCACCGGGTGGTGGTCGACGGCGGCCCGGCGCTCTTCGGGGCCTGGGTCGCGGCGGGGGCCGTCGACGAGCTCTGCCTCACCGTCCGGCCGGTGATCGCCGGCGGGGAGGGTCCCTCGCTGCTCCCGGCCGACGTGAGGCTGCCCGAGCTCCTGGGCCGGGCCACGCACCTGCTGGAGTGGGAGGGCGATCTGCTGCTGCGGCTGCGGTTGGGGGCGTGA
- a CDS encoding YihY/virulence factor BrkB family protein, with translation MTTAPTFRRSLRRVLAPVPGAVPLVRLTAETAVVAFRYRATGLAAEAAFFTLLSLPPLLVALVAGAGFASEWLGPETLMRMSSALERWSLTFLTPEAVDGVIMPTFEQTLTARRGDYLSVGFIIALWSGSRALHIFLDAISIMYGQGGDRGPVGARVLSLTAYFASVVVMGLTLPLLLIGPGYLLRWLPERMDMLVELYWPLVGVLGIMSLTGLFHVATPARSPFWRDLPGALLTVVLWVVSSVLIRRWAELAAGGFSVFGPLTAPIILMVYLYFLSFAVLVGASLNAGIRRLWPPPEYRGPTARVNEWWEERRAHRELRRAEQEELRARDAESVDEEERRLVAMDGIPGPR, from the coding sequence GTGACCACGGCACCCACCTTCCGGCGCAGCCTGCGCCGGGTGCTGGCGCCGGTCCCGGGGGCGGTCCCGCTGGTCCGGCTGACCGCCGAGACGGCCGTCGTGGCCTTCCGCTACCGCGCCACCGGGCTCGCGGCGGAGGCGGCCTTCTTCACGCTGCTCTCGTTGCCACCGCTGCTCGTGGCCCTGGTCGCCGGGGCGGGCTTCGCCTCGGAGTGGCTCGGGCCGGAGACGCTCATGCGGATGAGCAGCGCTCTGGAGCGGTGGTCGCTGACCTTCCTCACCCCGGAGGCGGTCGACGGCGTCATCATGCCGACCTTCGAGCAGACCCTCACGGCCCGTCGGGGTGACTACCTGTCGGTCGGCTTCATCATCGCCCTGTGGTCCGGCTCGCGGGCGCTGCACATCTTCCTCGACGCGATCTCGATCATGTACGGCCAGGGCGGGGACCGCGGTCCGGTGGGTGCGCGCGTACTGTCGCTCACGGCATACTTCGCCTCGGTGGTGGTCATGGGGCTCACGCTGCCGCTGCTGCTCATCGGACCGGGCTATCTCCTGCGCTGGCTGCCTGAGCGCATGGACATGCTCGTCGAGCTCTACTGGCCGCTGGTCGGCGTGCTCGGGATCATGAGCCTCACCGGGCTCTTCCACGTCGCGACGCCGGCTCGCTCGCCGTTCTGGCGGGACCTGCCCGGCGCCCTGCTCACCGTCGTCCTCTGGGTGGTGAGCTCGGTCCTCATCCGGCGCTGGGCCGAGCTGGCGGCCGGCGGGTTCTCCGTCTTCGGCCCGCTCACCGCCCCGATCATCCTCATGGTCTACCTCTACTTCCTCTCCTTCGCCGTCCTGGTCGGCGCCTCGCTCAACGCGGGGATCCGCCGCCTGTGGCCGCCGCCGGAGTACCGCGGTCCCACGGCGCGGGTCAACGAGTGGTGGGAGGAGCGCCGTGCGCACCGCGAGCTGCGCCGGGCTGAGCAGGAGGAGCTGCGGGCCCGGGACGCGGAGTCCGTGGACGAGGAGGAGCGGCGGCTGGTGGCGATGGACGGCATACCGGGGCCGCGCTGA
- the manA gene encoding mannose-6-phosphate isomerase, class I encodes MTGARVLPLTGVVRDYAWGRVGGISAALGQEPGDGPEAELWLGAHSGAPAKVVDGSGQWDDLAQWQESNGEDLPYLMKLLAAASPLSLQAHPSTEQARAGYAREEERGPARDAPDRSYKDPHAKPEVVVAVEDGFDALCGFRPVEEVLALLDALGGQVDAQGLETWRSRLTGSADPATGVRDAVAWLLSGDPAVEELVRALGEADLTGPAGGEAELVRLLAGHHPGDAGIAVAFMLNRVTLRAGEALWLPAGNVHAYLSGLGVEVMDPSDNVLRGGLTGKHVDVPELLRVLDFTPGPPPRLVPVEVAAGVRAYRPSTQASGADVPWQLLEVTGPAEVGTGSPSIALVLGGEFTVAAGADDAEDATLTLGRGGTCFVDRPASLRIEGQGRLFLATTPP; translated from the coding sequence GTGACCGGGGCGCGGGTGCTGCCGCTGACCGGGGTGGTGAGGGACTACGCCTGGGGCCGGGTCGGGGGGATCTCCGCCGCGCTCGGGCAGGAGCCCGGCGACGGGCCCGAGGCCGAGCTGTGGCTCGGCGCGCACTCCGGCGCCCCGGCCAAGGTCGTGGACGGCTCTGGGCAGTGGGACGACCTCGCGCAGTGGCAGGAGAGCAACGGGGAGGACCTGCCCTACCTCATGAAGCTGCTCGCGGCCGCCTCCCCGCTGTCGCTCCAGGCGCACCCGAGCACCGAGCAGGCCCGCGCCGGGTATGCCCGGGAGGAGGAGCGCGGTCCCGCCCGGGACGCCCCGGACCGCAGCTACAAGGACCCGCACGCCAAGCCGGAGGTCGTCGTCGCGGTCGAGGACGGCTTCGACGCGCTGTGCGGCTTCCGCCCGGTCGAGGAGGTGCTCGCGCTGCTCGACGCCCTGGGCGGCCAGGTCGACGCGCAGGGCCTGGAGACCTGGCGGTCGAGGCTCACGGGCAGCGCCGACCCCGCCACGGGCGTGCGTGACGCCGTGGCCTGGCTGCTCTCCGGCGACCCCGCCGTCGAGGAGCTGGTCCGCGCCCTCGGGGAGGCGGACCTGACCGGGCCGGCCGGAGGTGAGGCGGAGCTGGTGCGGCTGCTGGCCGGGCACCATCCCGGCGACGCCGGCATCGCGGTCGCCTTCATGCTCAACCGGGTCACGCTGCGGGCCGGGGAGGCGCTGTGGCTGCCGGCGGGCAACGTGCACGCCTACCTCTCCGGCCTCGGGGTCGAGGTCATGGATCCCAGCGACAACGTACTGCGCGGCGGCCTGACCGGCAAGCACGTCGACGTCCCCGAGCTGTTGCGCGTGCTCGACTTCACGCCGGGGCCACCGCCACGGCTGGTGCCGGTCGAGGTCGCCGCGGGGGTGCGGGCCTACCGTCCGAGCACCCAGGCGAGCGGCGCGGACGTGCCCTGGCAGCTGCTGGAGGTGACCGGCCCCGCCGAGGTGGGGACCGGCAGCCCGTCGATCGCCCTGGTGCTGGGCGGGGAGTTCACCGTGGCGGCGGGCGCCGACGACGCGGAGGACGCCACCCTCACCCTCGGCCGGGGCGGGACCTGCTTCGTGGACCGGCCGGCGAGCCTGCGGATCGAGGGTCAGGGAAGGCTCTTCCTCGCCACGACTCCTCCCTGA
- a CDS encoding NAD(P)-binding domain-containing protein yields the protein MPPLTIGVLGVGALASAVVTGLCEGVDDAPPVVLSPRGAEAGARLTQAYPSVVVAGDNQEVLDRADVVLVCLRLRDADLLADLDWRPGQTVVSAVAGLTGADLAAAVAPASQVARAVPMVATAQRAWATPLRPDLPAAREVFERTGGVVAVGSDEQFDAVATALGTVAPFFDYLATVARFLVDHGMPQADADRLLGQSFAHVAAPLAQDGLDMQELLRGHATPGGGNEQLATLLRQAGVPEATRAGLDEIFRRQTGGAYEADSSDG from the coding sequence ATGCCCCCACTCACCATCGGCGTCCTCGGCGTCGGCGCCCTCGCCTCCGCCGTCGTCACCGGCCTGTGCGAGGGCGTGGACGACGCGCCACCGGTCGTGCTCTCGCCCCGCGGCGCGGAGGCGGGCGCCCGGCTGACGCAGGCATACCCCTCCGTCGTGGTGGCGGGCGACAACCAGGAGGTCCTCGACCGGGCCGACGTGGTGCTGGTCTGCCTGCGGCTGCGGGACGCGGACCTGCTGGCGGACCTCGACTGGCGCCCCGGGCAGACCGTCGTCAGCGCGGTCGCCGGGCTGACCGGCGCGGATCTGGCTGCCGCTGTCGCGCCCGCGTCGCAGGTCGCCCGGGCCGTCCCGATGGTCGCGACGGCGCAACGGGCCTGGGCCACGCCGCTGCGTCCGGACCTGCCGGCTGCGCGCGAGGTCTTCGAGCGCACGGGCGGGGTCGTGGCCGTCGGCAGCGACGAGCAGTTCGATGCCGTCGCCACGGCGCTCGGGACGGTCGCCCCCTTCTTCGACTACCTCGCCACCGTGGCGCGCTTCCTCGTCGACCACGGTATGCCGCAGGCTGACGCCGACCGGCTGCTCGGCCAGAGCTTCGCCCACGTCGCGGCGCCGCTGGCGCAGGACGGCCTCGACATGCAGGAGCTCCTGCGCGGCCATGCCACCCCGGGCGGAGGCAACGAGCAGCTCGCGACGCTGCTGCGCCAGGCGGGGGTGCCGGAGGCGACCCGGGCCGGCCTCGACGAGATCTTCCGCCGGCAGACCGGCGGCGCCTACGAGGCAGATAGTTCCGACGGCTGA
- the glgX gene encoding glycogen debranching protein GlgX: MELWPGSAYPLGATFDGRGTNFALFSEHATGVDLCLINDRAIETTVPLTEVDAHVWHGYVPNCQPGQRYGFRVHGPYEPSEGHRFNPHKLLMDPYAKAVAGQIRGHQGLFAYDFGDPSSYNTDDSALHTMTSVVINPFFDWGHDRPPQHAYHDSVIYEAHIKGLTMNHPEVPPEIRGTYAGVAHPAVVDHLVKLGVTAVELLPVHQFVDDPHLQDQGLSNYWGYNTIGFLAPHNGYSAYGHRGQQVTEFKSMVKTLHEAGIEVILDVVYNHTAEGNHLGPTLSFRGIDNASYYRLVDFDKAHYYDTTGTGNSLLMRSPHVLQLIMDSLRYWVTEMHVDGFRFDLAATLARQFHEVDKLSAFFDIVQQDPVISQVKLIAEPWDLGDGGYQVGNFPPLWTEWNGKYRDVVRDYWRGAPATMGEFASRITGSSDLYEQSGRRPYASINFVVAHDGFTLADLVTYNEKHNEANGEGGNDGEDHNRSWNCGVEGPTDDPQVRALRLRQQKNFLATLMLSQGVPMLAHGDEMGRTQDGNNNVYAQDNELAWMDWDLDPDQAELLEFTSRLIELRREHPAFRRRRFFAGDAGHGGQSELGDIQWYAPGGEVMTEERWHSREQAVMVFLNGEAISERDETGRPVTDDHFLLLFNGHHEAVDFTVPDGMNTPTWQVVVDTSGDDLDDEVPWETGGTHQMPARAVVVLQATPQPGLSGD, encoded by the coding sequence ATGGAACTCTGGCCCGGATCGGCCTATCCCCTCGGCGCGACCTTCGACGGCCGAGGCACGAACTTCGCCCTCTTCTCCGAGCACGCGACCGGCGTGGACCTCTGCCTCATCAACGACCGCGCGATCGAGACGACGGTGCCGCTCACCGAGGTCGACGCCCACGTCTGGCACGGCTACGTCCCCAACTGCCAGCCGGGTCAGCGCTACGGCTTCCGGGTGCACGGGCCCTACGAGCCGTCCGAGGGCCACCGGTTCAACCCGCACAAGCTGCTCATGGACCCTTACGCGAAGGCGGTCGCCGGCCAGATCCGCGGCCACCAGGGTCTGTTCGCCTACGACTTCGGCGACCCCAGCTCCTACAACACCGACGACTCGGCGCTGCACACCATGACCTCGGTCGTCATCAACCCCTTCTTCGACTGGGGCCACGACCGGCCGCCCCAGCACGCCTACCACGACAGCGTCATCTACGAGGCGCACATCAAGGGCCTGACGATGAACCACCCCGAGGTGCCGCCGGAGATCCGCGGCACGTATGCCGGCGTCGCGCACCCGGCCGTGGTCGACCACCTCGTCAAGCTCGGGGTGACCGCGGTGGAGCTGCTGCCGGTGCACCAGTTCGTCGACGACCCCCACCTGCAGGACCAGGGGCTGTCGAACTACTGGGGCTACAACACCATCGGCTTCCTCGCCCCGCACAACGGCTACTCCGCCTACGGCCACCGCGGCCAGCAGGTGACCGAGTTCAAGTCGATGGTCAAGACGCTGCACGAGGCGGGCATCGAGGTCATCCTCGACGTGGTCTACAACCACACGGCGGAGGGCAACCACCTCGGCCCGACGCTGTCCTTCCGCGGCATCGACAACGCCAGCTACTACCGGCTCGTCGACTTCGACAAGGCGCACTACTACGACACGACGGGCACCGGCAACAGCCTGCTCATGCGCAGCCCGCACGTGCTGCAGCTCATCATGGACAGCCTGCGCTACTGGGTCACCGAGATGCACGTCGACGGCTTCCGCTTCGACCTCGCCGCCACTCTGGCCCGGCAGTTCCACGAGGTCGACAAGCTCTCGGCCTTCTTCGACATCGTCCAGCAGGACCCGGTGATCTCGCAGGTCAAGCTCATCGCCGAGCCGTGGGACCTCGGCGACGGGGGCTACCAGGTCGGCAACTTCCCGCCGTTGTGGACCGAGTGGAACGGCAAGTACCGCGACGTCGTCCGCGACTACTGGCGCGGCGCCCCGGCGACGATGGGCGAGTTCGCCTCCCGCATCACCGGCTCCAGCGACCTCTACGAGCAGAGCGGCCGCCGCCCGTATGCCTCGATCAACTTCGTCGTCGCGCACGACGGCTTCACCCTCGCCGACCTCGTGACCTACAACGAGAAGCACAACGAGGCCAACGGCGAGGGCGGCAACGACGGCGAGGACCACAACCGCTCGTGGAACTGCGGCGTCGAGGGGCCGACCGACGACCCGCAGGTCCGGGCGCTGCGGCTGCGGCAGCAGAAGAACTTCCTGGCCACGCTCATGCTCAGCCAGGGGGTCCCGATGCTCGCGCACGGCGACGAGATGGGGCGCACCCAGGACGGCAACAACAACGTCTACGCCCAGGACAACGAGCTCGCCTGGATGGACTGGGACCTGGACCCGGACCAGGCCGAGCTGCTGGAGTTCACCTCACGGCTCATCGAGCTGCGTCGCGAGCACCCCGCCTTCCGGCGTCGTCGCTTCTTCGCCGGGGACGCCGGGCACGGTGGTCAGAGCGAGCTCGGTGACATCCAGTGGTACGCCCCCGGCGGCGAGGTCATGACCGAGGAGCGCTGGCACAGCCGCGAGCAGGCGGTCATGGTCTTCCTCAACGGCGAGGCCATCAGCGAGCGGGACGAGACCGGCCGCCCGGTCACCGACGACCACTTCCTGCTGCTCTTCAACGGCCACCACGAGGCGGTCGACTTCACCGTGCCGGACGGGATGAACACCCCGACCTGGCAGGTCGTCGTCGACACCAGCGGCGACGACCTGGACGACGAGGTGCCCTGGGAGACCGGCGGCACCCACCAGATGCCGGCCCGGGCCGTGGTGGTCCTGCAGGCCACGCCGCAGCCCGGGCTCTCCGGGGACTGA
- a CDS encoding ATP-dependent DNA ligase — MDLPVMPPVKPMLAKPAATLPAGWSYDPKWDGFRSIVFRDGDEVELGSRNEKPMTRYFPELVVAALAELPERCVVDGEIVLASPDGSRLDFEALGQRIHPAASRVRMLSESTPAAFVAFDLLALGDDDLTGMPFRERRARLESILPAVSEGSVHLSPLTDDAEEAMRWFTDFEGAGLDGIIGKDPEATYQPNKRVLTKLKHTRTADTVVAGYRTHKSGDDAIGSLLLGIYTDEGRLAHVGVSSSFTMARRRELFTELQPLVTDFEGHPWDWAAQLQADTPRKSEGSRWAAGKDLSFTPLRPERVVEVKYDYLEGDRFRHTAQFLRWREDREPRSCTYDQLDQPVDYPLAQVLGAPVVGE; from the coding sequence GTGGACCTGCCCGTGATGCCCCCGGTCAAGCCGATGCTGGCCAAGCCGGCCGCCACGCTGCCCGCGGGATGGAGCTACGACCCGAAGTGGGACGGCTTCCGCTCGATCGTCTTCCGGGACGGCGACGAGGTCGAGCTGGGCTCGCGCAACGAGAAACCGATGACCCGCTACTTCCCCGAGCTCGTGGTGGCGGCCCTCGCCGAGCTGCCGGAGCGGTGCGTCGTGGACGGCGAGATCGTCCTCGCCTCGCCGGACGGCTCCCGCCTGGACTTCGAGGCGCTCGGGCAGCGCATCCACCCGGCCGCCTCGCGGGTGCGCATGCTCAGCGAGAGCACCCCGGCCGCCTTCGTCGCCTTCGACCTGCTCGCCCTGGGTGACGACGACCTCACCGGTATGCCCTTCCGCGAGCGCCGCGCGCGCCTGGAGTCGATCCTGCCGGCCGTCTCGGAGGGCTCGGTGCACCTGTCGCCGCTCACCGACGACGCGGAGGAAGCGATGCGGTGGTTCACCGACTTCGAGGGCGCCGGCCTGGACGGCATCATCGGCAAGGACCCGGAGGCCACCTACCAGCCCAACAAGCGCGTCCTCACCAAGCTCAAGCACACCCGCACCGCCGACACCGTGGTCGCCGGCTACCGCACGCACAAGTCGGGCGACGACGCGATCGGCTCGCTGCTGCTGGGGATCTACACCGACGAGGGTCGGCTGGCGCACGTGGGCGTCTCGTCCTCGTTCACCATGGCCCGGCGCCGGGAGCTCTTCACCGAGCTGCAGCCGCTCGTGACCGACTTCGAGGGTCACCCGTGGGACTGGGCCGCCCAGCTCCAGGCGGACACGCCGCGCAAGAGCGAGGGCTCGCGCTGGGCGGCGGGCAAGGACCTGTCCTTCACCCCGCTGCGGCCCGAGCGGGTGGTCGAGGTCAAGTACGACTACCTCGAGGGTGACCGGTTCCGGCATACCGCGCAGTTCCTGCGGTGGCGGGAGGACCGTGAGCCGCGCAGCTGCACCTACGACCAGCTGGACCAGCCGGTCGACTACCCGCTGGCGCAGGTGCTGGGCGCGCCCGTGGTGGGGGAGTGA
- a CDS encoding polyphosphate kinase 2 family protein has protein sequence MAKKSKKSAGKKDKDKKKQKDKARKGSSSSTSSFTEALQVTDGFVLADVDPRSTPHFSGDKQAGKDALAAADDELDALQEKLYAESRAGGRKRVLLVVQGMDTSGKGGIMRHVVGAVDPQGLELTAFKVPTAEEKKHPFLWRIRKALPGPGMIGVFDRSHYEDVLVVRVHDLVPPGQWKRRYATINSFEEKLAADGVTVIKVMLHISPQEQKERLAERLDRPDKHWKFNPGDLDERAHWEDYQEAYQVLLERCSTGHAPWFVVPADRKWYARLAVQQLLLEHLRGLDLAWPEADFDVAEQQERLADL, from the coding sequence ATGGCGAAGAAGTCGAAGAAGTCCGCAGGCAAGAAGGACAAGGACAAGAAGAAGCAGAAGGACAAGGCGAGGAAGGGTTCGTCGTCGTCGACCTCGTCCTTCACCGAGGCGCTCCAGGTCACCGACGGCTTCGTCCTCGCCGACGTCGACCCGCGCTCCACGCCCCACTTCTCCGGTGACAAGCAGGCCGGCAAGGACGCGCTGGCCGCCGCCGACGACGAGCTGGACGCGCTGCAGGAGAAGCTCTACGCCGAGTCCAGGGCGGGCGGGCGCAAGCGGGTGCTTCTCGTGGTCCAGGGGATGGACACCTCCGGCAAGGGCGGCATCATGCGGCACGTCGTCGGGGCCGTCGACCCCCAGGGCCTGGAGCTGACCGCCTTCAAGGTGCCGACCGCGGAGGAGAAGAAGCACCCGTTCCTCTGGCGCATCCGCAAGGCCCTCCCCGGGCCGGGGATGATCGGCGTCTTCGACCGCTCGCACTACGAGGACGTCCTCGTCGTCCGGGTGCACGATCTCGTGCCGCCGGGGCAGTGGAAGCGGCGCTACGCCACGATCAACTCCTTCGAGGAGAAGCTCGCCGCCGACGGCGTGACCGTCATCAAGGTCATGCTGCACATCTCGCCGCAGGAACAGAAGGAGCGCCTCGCCGAGCGGCTCGACCGCCCGGACAAGCACTGGAAGTTCAACCCCGGCGACCTCGACGAGCGGGCCCACTGGGAGGACTACCAGGAGGCATACCAGGTGCTGCTGGAGCGGTGCAGCACCGGGCACGCACCGTGGTTCGTCGTGCCCGCCGACCGCAAGTGGTATGCCCGGCTCGCCGTCCAGCAGCTGCTCCTGGAGCACCTGCGCGGGCTCGACCTCGCCTGGCCGGAGGCCGACTTCGACGTCGCCGAGCAGCAGGAGCGCCTGGCCGACCTCTGA
- the ligD gene encoding non-homologous end-joining DNA ligase: MPADAQTLTAPGPDGQERQVRLSSPDKVVWPATDAGAAITKADLAAYLQAVAEPMLRALADRPVTLQRVRGGIEGEEFYSKNPPKGVPEWSRTTVCTYPSGRSHPQLVIDEIDLATLLWTAQMGTVTWHPWPVRSGDNDHPDELRIDLDPQPGRGFGDVVEAARGLREVMSDVGLTPFVKTTGNRGVHVFAAIEPRLEFLEVRHAVIGIARELERRMPELVTTAWWKEERGERIFVDFNQATRDRTLAAAWSTRILPGAPVSVPLTWEQLGEVDPAALTLHTVPDFLAEHGDAWAGLHEEPGTIDGAYALWEADLERGLGELNFPPDHPKMPGEPPRVQPSKKVAEHWDEHGNRVEKG; encoded by the coding sequence ATGCCCGCCGACGCCCAGACGCTGACCGCCCCCGGCCCCGACGGGCAGGAGCGGCAGGTGCGCCTGTCCAGCCCGGACAAGGTGGTGTGGCCGGCCACGGACGCGGGTGCGGCGATCACCAAGGCCGACCTGGCGGCATACCTGCAGGCCGTGGCCGAGCCCATGCTGCGCGCCCTCGCGGACCGCCCGGTGACCCTGCAGCGCGTGCGGGGCGGCATCGAGGGGGAGGAGTTCTACTCCAAGAACCCGCCCAAGGGCGTGCCCGAGTGGTCCCGGACGACCGTGTGCACGTACCCCTCCGGCCGCAGCCACCCGCAGCTCGTCATCGACGAGATCGACCTCGCCACCCTGCTGTGGACCGCGCAGATGGGCACCGTGACATGGCACCCGTGGCCGGTGCGCAGCGGCGACAACGACCACCCGGACGAGCTGCGGATCGACCTGGACCCACAGCCGGGACGCGGATTCGGCGACGTCGTCGAGGCGGCGCGGGGGCTGCGCGAGGTGATGAGCGACGTCGGGCTCACGCCCTTCGTCAAGACCACGGGCAACCGCGGCGTGCACGTCTTCGCCGCGATCGAGCCGCGGCTGGAGTTCCTCGAGGTGCGGCACGCGGTCATCGGGATCGCCCGCGAGCTGGAGCGGCGGATGCCTGAGCTGGTGACGACGGCGTGGTGGAAGGAGGAGCGGGGGGAGCGGATCTTCGTCGACTTCAACCAGGCCACCCGCGACCGCACGCTCGCGGCGGCCTGGAGCACCCGGATCCTGCCCGGCGCTCCCGTGTCGGTGCCGCTGACCTGGGAGCAGTTGGGCGAGGTCGACCCGGCTGCGCTGACCCTGCACACGGTGCCGGACTTCCTGGCCGAGCACGGCGACGCGTGGGCGGGCCTGCACGAGGAGCCCGGCACGATCGACGGGGCCTACGCGCTGTGGGAGGCCGACCTGGAGCGTGGCCTGGGTGAGCTCAACTTCCCGCCCGACCACCCCAAGATGCCGGGGGAGCCGCCCCGGGTGCAGCCGAGCAAGAAGGTGGCCGAGCACTGGGACGAGCACGGCAACCGGGTCGAGAAGGGCTGA